In a genomic window of Gossypium arboreum isolate Shixiya-1 chromosome 9, ASM2569848v2, whole genome shotgun sequence:
- the LOC128280596 gene encoding beta-amyrin 11-oxidase-like isoform X1, whose amino-acid sequence MELDLWSIAIIVVTFVVSFGFLKKAYERLGQQQLKSLPPGDMGWPLIGNTWSFIRAYKSQNPESFINNLKKRYGKTGIYKTHLFGKASIIVCSAELCKKVLTDDNNFQWGYPVSNLILGDVPFDYMSSHRRLHRLVTAVLNQHQPPSSHLGTIEKIVINTLEEWSKMKEPILFVPEVNKFVFKLIIAIFLGSGTDDNQIASMEEYYRKVYYGLHTTPINIPGFAYHRAVQARKVLVNKIRGVLGERRERRCNDPDPNTGIIDFLEKGDYEDGRPMSHEHLVVLLIGLFIAGRETTSRTAIWATIYLHNHPHLLHKAKEEQEEIVKRRPSSQKGLTFTEIKQMKYLSKVINETLRIRTNNFSIFREAKNVTYLNGYQIPQSWKVLVWTSAVHMDPEIYPNPNQFLPSRWDDFIPKAGAFLPFSTGSSTCPGADLAKLEVTIFLHYFLLNYKLVQLNPGGPVNYFPSPDPVDNCPAKIIKIR is encoded by the exons ATGGAGTTAGATTTGTGGAGTATTGCTATAATTGTGGTAACATTTGTTGTTTCATTTGGATTCCTTAAGAAAGCTTATGAGAG ATTAGGGCAGCAGCAGCTTAAGTCCCTCCCTCCAGGTGATATGGGATGGCCATTGATTGGGAATACGTGGTCTTTCATAAGAGCTTACAAATCCCAAAACCCAGAATCTTTCATCAACAATTTGAAGAAAAG GTACGGTAAAACAGGGATTTACAAGACCCATTTGTTTGGGAAGGCAAGCATCATAGTTTGCAGTGCGGAGTTATGTAAGAAAGTGTTGACAGATGACAATAACTTTCAATGGGGCTACCCTGTTTCAAATCTGATTCTGGGTGATGTGCCATTCGACTACATGTCTAGTCACAGGCGACTTCACAGGCTAGTGACAGCGGTTCTCAATCAACACCAACCCCCTTCATCGCATTTAGGGACCATTGAGAAAATCGTTATCAACACACTGGAAGAATGGAGTAAGATGAAGGAACCGATCCTTTTCGTTCCTGAGGTGAATAAGTTTGTGTTCAAACTCATTATAGCCATCTTTCTTGGCTCTGGAACTGACGATAATCAAATTGCATCCATGGAGGAGTATTATAGAAAAGTATACTATGGATTACATACCACTCCCATTAACATCCCTGGTTTTGCATATCATAGAGCAGTCCAGGCAAGGAAGGTGCTGGTGAATAAGATTCGAGGTGTATTGGGTGAAAGGAGAGAGAGGAGATGTAATGACCCCGACCCAAACACAGGCATAATCGACTTTTTGGAGAAAGGTGATTATGAGGATGGTAGACCTATGAGCCATGAACACCTTGTTGTTTTGTTAATCGGGCTCTTCATTGCGGGTCGTGAAACTACATCTCGAACGGCTATATGGGCCACCATCTATCTCCATAATCATCCCCATCTGTTGCATAAGGCCAAG gaagagcaagaggaaatCGTGAAAAGAAGACCTTCTTCCCAGAAAGGTTTAACCTTCACCGAAATTAAACAAATGAAATATCTATCCAAG GTGATTAATGAGACACTACGAATACGCACCAATAATTTTTCAATCTTTCGAGAAGCAAAAAATGTAACTTATCTCAATG GCTACCAGATACCACAAAGCTGGAAAGTGTTGGTATGGACAAGTGCAGTTCATATGGACCCTGAAATTTATCCCAACCCAAACCAGTTCCTTCCTTCAAGATGGGAT GATTTTATACCCAAAGCAGGGGCTTTTCTACCCTTTTCAACAGGAAGTAGTACCTGTCCTGGAGCTGATTTGGCCAAACTTGAAGTCACCATTTTCCTTCATTATTTCCTCCTCAACTATAA GCTTGTACAACTTAATCCAGGAGGTCCTGTTAATTATTTCCCTTCACCAGATCCAGTCGATAACTGTCCTGCCAAAATCATTAAGATCCGTTGA
- the LOC108462018 gene encoding beta-amyrin 11-oxidase — MFLIAGRETSGRAATWATIYLHHHPHVLQKAKEEQEKIMKRRPSSQKGLTLSEIKQMKYLSKVIDETLRRRTNVFALFREAKNDTYLNGYFIPKGWKVLFWQSAVHMDPEIYPNPKEFLPSRWDGFKPKVGAFLPFGAGSSTCPGADLAKLVISSFLHCFTLNYKLEQLNPGGPVNYLPCSPDPADNCPARIIKIR, encoded by the exons atGTTCTTGATTGCGGGTCGTGAAACTTCGGGACGTGCAGCTACATGGGCCACCATCTATCTCCATCATCATCCCCATGTGTTGCAAAAGGCCAAG GAAGAGCAAGAGAAAATCATGAAAAGAAGGCCTTCTTCCCAGAAAGGTTTAACCCTCTCCGAAATCAAACAAATGAAATATCTATCTAAG GTGATTGACGAAACATTACGAAGACGGACCAATGTTTTTGCACTATTTCGAGAGGCAAAAAATGATACTTATCTAAATG GGTACTTCATACCAAAAGGTTGGAAAGTGTTGTTTTGGCAAAGTGCAGTTCATATGGACCCTGAAATTTATCCCAACCcaaaagaattccttccttcaaGATGGGAT GGTTTTAAACCCAAGGTAGGAGCTTTTCTACCCTTTGGAGCAGGAAGTAGTACTTGTCCTGGAGCTGATCTAGCCAAACTTGTGATCTCCAGTTTCCTTCATTGTTTCACCCTTAACTATAA GCTTGAACAACTTAATCCAGGAGGCCCTGTTAATTATTTGCCTTGTTCACCAGATCCAGCTGATAACTGTCCTGCCAGAATCATTAAAATCCGTTGA
- the LOC128280596 gene encoding beta-amyrin 11-oxidase-like isoform X2 codes for MELDLWSIAIIVVTFVVSFGFLKKAYERLGQQQLKSLPPGDMGWPLIGNTWSFIRAYKSQNPESFINNLKKRYGKTGIYKTHLFGKASIIVCSAELCKKVLTDDNNFQWGYPVSNLILGDVPFDYMSSHRRLHRLVTAVLNQHQPPSSHLGTIEKIVINTLEEWSKMKEPILFVPEVNKFVFKLIIAIFLGSGTDDNQIASMEEYYRKVYYGLHTTPINIPGFAYHRAVQARKVLVNKIRGVLGERRERRCNDPDPNTGIIDFLEKGDYEDGRPMSHEHLVVLLIGLFIAGRETTSRTAIWATIYLHNHPHLLHKAKEEQEEIVKRRPSSQKGLTFTEIKQMKYLSKVINETLRIRTNNFSIFREAKNVTYLNDTTKLESVGMDKCSSYGP; via the exons ATGGAGTTAGATTTGTGGAGTATTGCTATAATTGTGGTAACATTTGTTGTTTCATTTGGATTCCTTAAGAAAGCTTATGAGAG ATTAGGGCAGCAGCAGCTTAAGTCCCTCCCTCCAGGTGATATGGGATGGCCATTGATTGGGAATACGTGGTCTTTCATAAGAGCTTACAAATCCCAAAACCCAGAATCTTTCATCAACAATTTGAAGAAAAG GTACGGTAAAACAGGGATTTACAAGACCCATTTGTTTGGGAAGGCAAGCATCATAGTTTGCAGTGCGGAGTTATGTAAGAAAGTGTTGACAGATGACAATAACTTTCAATGGGGCTACCCTGTTTCAAATCTGATTCTGGGTGATGTGCCATTCGACTACATGTCTAGTCACAGGCGACTTCACAGGCTAGTGACAGCGGTTCTCAATCAACACCAACCCCCTTCATCGCATTTAGGGACCATTGAGAAAATCGTTATCAACACACTGGAAGAATGGAGTAAGATGAAGGAACCGATCCTTTTCGTTCCTGAGGTGAATAAGTTTGTGTTCAAACTCATTATAGCCATCTTTCTTGGCTCTGGAACTGACGATAATCAAATTGCATCCATGGAGGAGTATTATAGAAAAGTATACTATGGATTACATACCACTCCCATTAACATCCCTGGTTTTGCATATCATAGAGCAGTCCAGGCAAGGAAGGTGCTGGTGAATAAGATTCGAGGTGTATTGGGTGAAAGGAGAGAGAGGAGATGTAATGACCCCGACCCAAACACAGGCATAATCGACTTTTTGGAGAAAGGTGATTATGAGGATGGTAGACCTATGAGCCATGAACACCTTGTTGTTTTGTTAATCGGGCTCTTCATTGCGGGTCGTGAAACTACATCTCGAACGGCTATATGGGCCACCATCTATCTCCATAATCATCCCCATCTGTTGCATAAGGCCAAG gaagagcaagaggaaatCGTGAAAAGAAGACCTTCTTCCCAGAAAGGTTTAACCTTCACCGAAATTAAACAAATGAAATATCTATCCAAG GTGATTAATGAGACACTACGAATACGCACCAATAATTTTTCAATCTTTCGAGAAGCAAAAAATGTAACTTATCTCAATG ATACCACAAAGCTGGAAAGTGTTGGTATGGACAAGTGCAGTTCATATGGACCCTGA